A stretch of Limanda limanda chromosome 7, fLimLim1.1, whole genome shotgun sequence DNA encodes these proteins:
- the xkr7a gene encoding XK-related protein 7: MAAKSDGAPVSERNDIPAELPSRSDPRPLRVRLAGQGYSLPDCCWTLCALLVFFSDGASDLWLAADYYLRRDYWCFALTLVFVVVPSVVVQILSFRWFAYDFSESVDSGSAAAAVVAASGAEDRDFSTKDSGRGGAGCTGAEAPPGPGPGSPGGATGGARGCCRVLVWILQAIIHTFQLAQVWRYVHALYLGVQSRWHGDPERRHYYWRMMFESADISMLRLLESFLKSAPQLVLQLSIMIQATQVLPLQGLSASASLMSLAWMISSYQKVLRDSRDDKLPMSYKAVIVQILWHLFTIGARTLAFALFASVFQLYFGIFIVAHWCIMTFWIIQGETDFCMSKWEEIIYNMMVGIVYVFCWFSVREGRTRCRMLIYSLTVFVENVALTTAWYLYRGGLTSDFYAVTMVCVVASSYALGTFFMFVYYCLLHPDGPVSGWGYVVEKEVPVESLASPATSLPPDLVSSPPRTLQRTKGSDREQGPGVDGDVFQVRPPRGAQVPAQHLTPRAEGPVIRIDLPRKKYPAWDAHFIDRRLRKTILVLESAAPVTPRIQYRCLGTPKEVMEFETTV, from the exons ATGGCCGCGAAATCTGATGGTGCACCCGTCTCCGAGCGGAACGACATCCCGGCGGAGCTTCCCTCCAGGTCGGACCCGCGGCCGCTCCGGGTCCGCCTGGCCGGGCAGGGCTACTCGCTGCCGGACTGCTGCTGGACCCTGTGCGCCCTGCTGGTCTTCTTCTCGGACGGGGCCTCAGACCTGTGGCTGGCGGCGGACTACTACCTTCGGAGGGACTACTGGTGCTTCGCTCTGACTCTGGTCTTTGTGGTAGTCCCGTCCGTGGTGGTGCAGATCCTGAGCTTCCGATGGTTCGCCTACGATTTCTCGGAGTCGGTCGACAGCGGCTCGGCGGCGGCGGCCGTGGTGGCGGCGTCGGGCGCGGAGGACCGGGACTTCAGCACCAAGGACAGCGGCAGGGGGGGCGCTGGCTGCACCGGGGCGGAGGCGCCgccggggccggggccgggATCCCCGGGCGGAGCCACGGGAGGAGCCCGGGGCTGCTGCAGGGTCCTGGTGTGGATCCTCCAGGCCATCATCCACACCTTCCAGCTGGCTCAGGTCTGGAG GTATGTCCACGCCTTGTACTTGGGCGTGCAGAGCCGCTGGCACGGGGACCCGGAGCGCCGCCACTACTACTGGCGCATGATGTTCGAGAGCGCCGACATCAGCATGCTGCGCCTGCTGGAGTCCTTCCTGAAGAGCGCCCCTCAGCTGGTGCTGCAGCTCAGCATCATGATCCAGGCCACGCAGGTGCTGCCGCTTCAGG GGCTTTCAGCTTCCGCCTCACTGATGTCCCTCGCCTGGATGATCTCCTCCTATCAGAAAGTCCTGAGGGACTCCCGAGACGATAAGCTACCCATGTCCTACAAGGCCGTCATCGTTCAGATTCTGTGGCACCTGTTCACCATCGGCGCCCGCACGCTGGCCTTCGCCCTGTTCGCCTCCGTGTTCCAGCTCTACTTTGGCATCTTCATCGTGGCCCACTGGTGCATCATGACCTTCTGGATCATTCAAGGCGAGACGGACTTCTGCATGTCCAAGTGGGAGGAGATCATCTACAACATGATGGTGGGCATCGTGTATGTTTTCTGCTGGTTCAGCGTGAGAGAGGGGCGCACTCGCTGCCGGATGCTCATCTACAGTCTGACCGTGTTCGTGGAGAACGTGGCGCTCACCACGGCCTGGTACCTGTACCGCGGCGGTCTCACCTCAGACTTCTACGCCGTCACCATGGTGTGTGTGGTGGCCAGCAGCTACGCCCTGGGCACcttcttcatgtttgtgtattaCTGTCTGCTGCACCCCGACGGCCCAGTCTCAGGTTGGGGCTACGTGGTAGAGAAGGAGGTGCCCGTGGAGTCGCTGGCCTCACCCGCCACCAGCCTCCCCCCTGACTTGGTGAGCAGCCCCCCCAGGACCCTTCAGAGAACTAAAGGCTCCGACAGAGAGCAGGGGCCGGGGGTGGACGGAGACGTCTTTCAGGTTCGACCGCCTCGAGGAGCTCAGGTGCCGGCGCAACACCTCACGCCCAGAGCCGAGGGGCCTGTCATCCGGATAGACCTTCCCAGGAAGAAGTACCCGGCCTGGGACGCTCACTTCATCGACCGCCGGCTGCGTAAGACCATCCTGGTGCTGGAGAGCGCTGCCCCAGTCACTCCGAGGATTCAGTACCGCTGTCTGGGCACCCCCAAAGAAGTGATGGAGTTCGAGACCACCGTGTGA
- the LOC133005534 gene encoding ras-related protein Rap-1A-like, with protein MREYKLVVLGSGGVGKSALTVQFVQGIFVEKYDPTIEDSYRKQVEVDGQQCMLEILDTAGTEQFTAMRDLYMKNGQGFALVYSITAQSTFNDLQDLREQILRVKDTEDVPMILVGNKCDLEDERVVGKEQGRNLARQWSNCAFLETSAKSKINVNEIFYDLVRQINSITPLDKKKTKKKGGCTLL; from the exons ATGCGTGAGTACAAGCTCGTGGTGCTGGGATCCGGAGGTGTGGGAAAATCAGCACTG ACAGTCCAGTTCGTGCAGGGCATTTTTGTGGAGAAGTATGACCCCACAATAGAAGACTCCTACAGAAAG CAAGTTGAGGTGGACGGGCAGCAATGTATGCTCGAAATCTTGGACACGGCTGGAACA GAGCAGTTCACAGCGATGAGGGACCTGTACATGAAGAACGGCCAAGGCTTTGCTTTGGTTTACTCCATCACAGCGCAGTCGACGTTTAACGACCTACAGGACCTCCGGGAACAGATCCTGCGAGTTAAAGATACTGAGGAC GTTCCCATGATCCTGGTGGGGAACAAGTGCGACCTGGAGGATGAGCGTGTGGTCGGCAAGGAGCAGGGTCGGAACCTGGCCCGTCAGTGGAGCAACTGTGCCTTTTTAGAGACTTCAGCTAAATCAAAGATCAACGTTAATGAG ATTTTCTATGATCTGGTGCGACAGATCAACTCTATAACGCCGTTggacaagaagaagacaaaaaagaaGGGTGGCTGCACGCTGCTCTGA